A section of the Stenotrophomonas sp. 364 genome encodes:
- a CDS encoding response regulator transcription factor yields MPDDIIRILLLDDHPIVLEGIQRRLQGVPAFQIAGSYSTARELIHALATTTQTVHLAIVDFSLGPHDVDGINLLRALRLRYPRTAVLVLSSHFNPATVSLALQAGVSGFLSKSQGADELIDAIRQVARGKTYLPADMRQQLAELSDRAPARGSVPGQVQETLTPREYEVLRCTLEGMSTSEISAKFSRAMSTISTQKKSGFQKLGIRTDAELFKVRSLIEKG; encoded by the coding sequence ATGCCCGACGACATTATCCGCATCCTGCTACTGGACGATCATCCGATCGTGCTGGAGGGCATTCAAAGGCGCCTGCAAGGTGTGCCCGCGTTTCAGATCGCCGGCAGCTACAGCACCGCGCGTGAGCTGATCCACGCACTGGCCACGACCACTCAAACGGTGCATCTGGCCATCGTCGATTTCTCGCTGGGCCCCCACGATGTGGATGGCATCAACCTGTTGCGGGCCCTTCGGCTGCGGTATCCGCGCACGGCCGTGCTGGTCCTGTCCTCGCATTTCAATCCCGCCACGGTCTCCCTTGCCCTGCAGGCCGGGGTGAGCGGTTTCCTGTCCAAGAGCCAGGGAGCGGACGAACTGATCGATGCGATCCGCCAGGTCGCCCGCGGCAAGACCTACCTCCCGGCGGACATGCGCCAGCAGTTGGCCGAGCTGAGCGACCGTGCCCCGGCGCGCGGCAGTGTCCCCGGCCAGGTCCAGGAGACGCTGACCCCGCGCGAGTACGAGGTGCTGCGGTGCACGCTGGAGGGCATGTCCACGAGCGAGATATCGGCCAAGTTCTCGCGTGCGATGAGCACCATCAGCACGCAGAAGAAGTCCGGGTTCCAGAAGCTGGGCATCCGCACCGACGCCGAGCTGTTCAAGGTCCGCAGCCTGATCGAGAAGGGTTAG
- a CDS encoding ATP-binding protein — MLIILVWESRLARWKAAPVSMARMLGGARSKGSRNTSKLRTGAGQVCERINAHRLQLAGPGSNVGIPAGVIRMQPSTQNARRVRLATVLAVLGALSSAVPARAGVPQFSAEERAWMARHPVVYYAGAPDISPLEDIVDGEYRGLIAAYLDAVSKRTGLRFQLIPTETWQQSQDLFAAGKVDFFPNASPTTVRSEVNHQLHYTQAYFASPLIFVTKGEANSTFGAESLRGKRIAIRGGPDVQKTLTDLRPGVIPIEVGSPEESLQAVLGGRADASVGTESTLLPLLQRKYSRSLGVASMLNLPPYRAQMGVRASEPLLHSILEKALDSISAHESDVLYERHLSQADYGAPSIWSILHYRRTELLLATLGMILLSIFAWHARMARRRAVRSERATARFLATMSHEIRTPINAMVGSIEMLARTQLDARQRGFTEGAAFAAEALVDLLDNVLDLSKLDAGKLTLERLPTDLPRLLALAVALARPGAESKGLSIKLAMALDTDQLVVLDPTRVRQVLNNLLGNAVKFTRRGCINVDARLDRGKDGAVLHVQVSDTGVGIAPEQQARLFNAYSQADESTTREFGGTGLGLTICRELVELMGGTITLQSIPGTGTTVAFTVPVGLMARSPELQDGGDGGGAASGPGTDVAPASARVLVVEDHPGNRALVREQLLELGVRPTLVDSGEAALRALDSADFDMVLMDCHMPGMDGYETTRRIRARPSHGSHLPIIAISASTGAEHLQACLASGMDGVLRKPLRLEELNSTLALWPVTPNAPVGVHSAPAADAVIDHVALLREDLAGIERALHADDAAAGQHHAHRLGGAALMLGCDALAAQALGIESCWKAGARPDAEQVQALAQTLGAVGERLVKR; from the coding sequence ATGTTGATCATCCTCGTTTGGGAAAGTCGGCTGGCGCGGTGGAAAGCAGCGCCGGTATCGATGGCGAGAATGCTAGGAGGTGCCCGAAGCAAAGGATCTAGAAATACTTCTAAACTGCGCACGGGCGCGGGGCAGGTATGCGAGCGGATAAATGCGCATCGATTGCAGCTGGCCGGGCCGGGCAGTAACGTTGGGATCCCCGCCGGAGTAATACGCATGCAGCCATCCACGCAGAACGCCCGGCGAGTGCGCCTGGCCACCGTTCTGGCAGTGCTGGGCGCGCTTTCGTCAGCGGTTCCCGCGCGCGCGGGGGTGCCGCAGTTCAGCGCCGAAGAGCGGGCCTGGATGGCACGGCATCCGGTGGTCTATTACGCCGGCGCGCCGGATATCAGCCCGTTGGAGGATATTGTCGATGGTGAATATCGCGGCCTGATCGCGGCCTATCTGGATGCTGTTTCCAAGCGTACCGGGCTGCGCTTCCAGTTGATCCCCACCGAGACCTGGCAGCAGTCGCAGGATCTCTTCGCTGCCGGCAAGGTCGATTTCTTTCCCAACGCCAGCCCCACCACCGTGCGCAGCGAGGTGAACCACCAGCTGCACTACACCCAGGCGTACTTTGCCAGTCCGCTGATTTTCGTCACCAAGGGCGAGGCCAATTCCACGTTCGGCGCAGAATCACTGCGTGGCAAGCGCATTGCCATCCGTGGTGGCCCGGACGTGCAGAAGACCCTGACCGATCTGCGTCCGGGGGTCATCCCGATCGAGGTGGGCAGCCCGGAGGAGAGCCTGCAGGCGGTGCTGGGCGGCCGTGCCGACGCCTCGGTGGGGACCGAGTCCACGCTGTTGCCGCTGCTACAGCGCAAATACAGCCGCAGCCTGGGCGTGGCCAGCATGCTCAACCTGCCGCCCTACCGGGCCCAGATGGGGGTGCGCGCCAGCGAGCCGCTCCTGCATTCGATCCTGGAAAAGGCGCTCGATTCGATCAGCGCCCATGAAAGCGATGTGCTGTACGAGCGCCACCTGTCGCAGGCCGACTACGGCGCGCCCTCGATCTGGTCCATCCTCCATTACCGCCGGACCGAGCTGCTGCTGGCCACCCTCGGCATGATCCTGCTGTCCATTTTTGCCTGGCACGCGCGCATGGCACGCCGCCGCGCGGTGCGCAGCGAGCGCGCGACGGCTCGCTTCCTGGCCACGATGAGCCATGAAATCCGCACCCCGATCAATGCGATGGTGGGCTCGATCGAGATGCTCGCGCGGACGCAGCTGGATGCCCGGCAGCGCGGGTTCACCGAGGGCGCTGCGTTCGCCGCCGAGGCCCTGGTCGATCTGCTCGACAACGTGCTGGACCTGTCCAAACTCGATGCCGGCAAGCTCACCCTGGAGCGATTGCCGACCGATCTGCCCCGGCTGCTGGCGCTGGCCGTGGCCCTGGCGCGCCCCGGGGCGGAAAGCAAGGGCTTGTCGATCAAACTCGCGATGGCGCTGGACACCGACCAACTGGTGGTGCTGGACCCGACTCGGGTGCGGCAGGTGCTCAACAACCTGCTTGGCAACGCTGTCAAGTTCACCCGCCGCGGCTGCATCAATGTCGATGCGCGCCTGGATCGCGGCAAAGACGGTGCCGTGCTCCACGTGCAGGTCAGCGACACGGGCGTGGGGATCGCACCGGAACAGCAGGCGCGGCTGTTCAATGCCTATTCGCAGGCCGATGAATCCACCACGCGCGAGTTTGGCGGCACCGGACTGGGCCTGACCATCTGCCGGGAGCTGGTGGAGCTGATGGGGGGCACGATCACCCTGCAGAGCATTCCCGGCACCGGCACCACGGTCGCCTTCACGGTGCCAGTGGGGCTGATGGCCAGATCACCGGAGTTGCAGGACGGCGGCGACGGGGGCGGTGCGGCATCCGGGCCAGGTACGGATGTCGCGCCGGCCAGCGCGCGTGTGCTGGTGGTGGAGGACCACCCCGGCAACCGCGCCCTGGTGCGCGAGCAGTTGCTGGAACTGGGCGTGCGTCCGACCTTGGTGGACAGTGGCGAGGCCGCGTTGCGGGCGCTGGACAGCGCCGACTTCGACATGGTCCTGATGGATTGCCACATGCCGGGCATGGACGGCTACGAGACCACCCGCCGGATCCGCGCCCGGCCGTCCCACGGCAGCCACCTGCCGATCATTGCCATTTCCGCCTCGACCGGTGCCGAGCATCTACAGGCGTGCCTGGCCAGCGGCATGGACGGGGTGCTGCGCAAACCGCTGCGCCTGGAGGAACTCAACAGCACCCTGGCGCTGTGGCCGGTCACGCCCAATGCGCCGGTCGGTGTGCATTCGGCGCCGGCAGCCGATGCTGTTATCGATCACGTGGCACTGCTGCGCGAAGACCTGGCGGGCATCGAGCGCGCCCTGCACGCCGACGACGCAGCGGCCGGCCAGCACCACGCCCATCGGCTCGGCGGTGCGGCACTGATGCTCGGCTGCGATGCGCTTGCCGCCCAGGCCTTGGGCATCGAGTCGTGCTGGAAGGCCGGTGCACGGCCGGACGCGGAACAGGTGCAGGCGCTGGCGCAGACCCTGGGTGCGGTCGGTGAACGCCTGGTCAAGCGGTAG
- a CDS encoding autotransporter outer membrane beta-barrel domain-containing protein — protein MNTPLKVALIAAAVSLAMAGAVQAANVGPGQTKVIAAGDATNWWHVNNGVLMVGPGAKTRNVSTSDGATIRFDHADAELDGYFGISISDASTLEMVGSTAYNGVERALTLGVGYSPIHGYRGGTASIISSTLSGLGLGASVNNGTLRLADTTLEGRADPTTTDMFSGNGLWLVSGGKVDITEGSQVVGDNHGIWSEFNLAGGVNPTGMEVVIDASTVEGRTGAAIFVPDDVNHQSDPSEVNFTVRNGGQLKAGNGNLLQVDATDATVGLRLENTALVGNIVSAAGSIVDVALADGARLQGRIQGATSLALADSVWALTGDSTIGALANGSGGHIVLGDGSALHTLTVAGDYHGDGGAITFNTVLAGDDAASDRLVVGGDTSGQTQVVVNNLGGQGAQTVQGIALVDVGGASNGTFDLAGRAVGGQYEYFLRKDAGNGNWYLRSELPTPPNPCDADPSLPDCTTVVPVPVLRPEAGAYLANLQAGGSMFGIGFQARNAGRSTGRAWARVDGARTGFDAVERQLDVHGNRQSLNVGVDLLRGQNGSAAGVMFATGNASSTATNALTGYYARGKVRGNAAGIYATWRAGNAEDANAGFHLDGSLQRARFRNSVDGLALASERYDSGAWQGAIEAGQAFGIHRSATARLYLEPYLQVGRTRWDDVRHTEANGTVVTAGDADGTFGRVGLRLSGVSQWGEGAVQVQPYVSANWLHDGTNRTVHMDGQAIQARIPQGRAEFSGGASLRFGNGWSASAGLTLQHAAGYHQTSAQLGMSYTW, from the coding sequence ATGAATACCCCTCTCAAGGTTGCACTGATCGCCGCCGCGGTGTCGCTGGCAATGGCCGGCGCAGTCCAGGCCGCCAACGTCGGCCCCGGCCAGACCAAGGTAATCGCCGCCGGCGATGCCACCAACTGGTGGCACGTAAACAATGGCGTGCTGATGGTGGGACCCGGTGCGAAGACCCGCAACGTCTCAACCAGCGACGGTGCGACGATCCGGTTTGACCATGCCGACGCCGAGCTGGACGGTTACTTCGGGATCAGTATTTCCGACGCGAGCACGCTGGAGATGGTGGGGTCGACGGCCTACAACGGCGTCGAGCGCGCGCTGACCCTCGGTGTTGGCTACAGCCCCATCCACGGCTACCGGGGGGGTACCGCCAGCATTATCTCCAGTACGCTCAGCGGCCTGGGCCTGGGCGCAAGCGTCAACAACGGCACGCTGCGCCTTGCCGACACCACCCTGGAAGGCCGGGCCGATCCCACCACCACCGACATGTTCTCCGGCAACGGCCTTTGGCTGGTCTCGGGCGGCAAGGTGGATATCACCGAGGGCAGCCAGGTGGTCGGCGACAATCACGGCATCTGGTCCGAGTTCAACCTGGCCGGCGGCGTGAATCCCACCGGGATGGAGGTGGTGATCGATGCCTCCACCGTGGAAGGCCGTACTGGCGCAGCGATCTTCGTGCCGGACGATGTCAACCACCAGTCCGACCCGAGCGAGGTCAATTTCACCGTGCGCAACGGCGGGCAGCTCAAGGCCGGCAATGGCAACCTGCTCCAGGTGGACGCGACCGACGCCACCGTGGGCCTGCGCCTGGAAAACACCGCCCTTGTGGGCAACATCGTGAGCGCGGCAGGCAGCATCGTGGACGTCGCGCTGGCCGACGGTGCACGCCTGCAGGGCCGCATCCAGGGCGCCACCTCGCTGGCGCTGGCCGATTCGGTGTGGGCGCTCACCGGTGACAGCACGATAGGCGCACTTGCCAATGGCAGCGGCGGCCACATCGTGCTGGGCGATGGCAGTGCGCTGCACACCCTCACGGTGGCAGGCGATTACCACGGCGACGGCGGCGCCATCACCTTCAACACCGTGTTGGCCGGCGACGATGCCGCGTCCGATCGCCTGGTGGTCGGCGGCGACACCAGCGGCCAGACCCAGGTCGTGGTCAACAACCTTGGCGGCCAGGGCGCCCAGACCGTGCAGGGCATCGCCCTGGTCGACGTGGGCGGCGCGTCCAACGGCACGTTCGACCTGGCCGGGCGTGCGGTCGGTGGGCAGTACGAGTACTTCCTGCGCAAGGATGCCGGCAATGGCAACTGGTACCTGCGCTCGGAACTGCCGACCCCGCCCAATCCGTGTGACGCCGATCCGAGCCTGCCCGACTGCACCACGGTCGTGCCCGTGCCGGTGCTCCGTCCCGAAGCAGGTGCCTACCTGGCCAACCTGCAGGCGGGCGGCAGCATGTTCGGTATTGGCTTCCAGGCGCGCAACGCCGGCCGCAGCACCGGCCGCGCCTGGGCGCGGGTGGACGGTGCACGCACCGGCTTCGATGCGGTGGAGCGCCAGCTGGATGTGCATGGCAACCGCCAGTCGCTCAACGTGGGCGTGGATCTGCTGAGGGGCCAGAACGGCAGCGCCGCCGGCGTCATGTTCGCCACCGGCAATGCCAGCAGCACCGCCACCAACGCACTGACCGGTTACTACGCCCGCGGCAAGGTCCGCGGCAACGCGGCCGGTATCTATGCGACTTGGCGTGCCGGCAACGCAGAGGATGCCAATGCCGGCTTCCACCTGGACGGTTCGCTGCAGCGTGCCCGGTTCCGCAACAGCGTGGACGGCCTGGCACTTGCCAGCGAACGCTACGATAGCGGCGCGTGGCAGGGTGCGATCGAGGCCGGTCAGGCCTTCGGCATCCATCGCTCGGCCACCGCGCGCCTCTACCTGGAACCGTACCTGCAGGTCGGCCGTACCCGCTGGGACGATGTGCGCCATACCGAGGCCAACGGCACGGTGGTCACCGCCGGCGACGCAGACGGCACCTTCGGTCGGGTCGGGCTTCGACTGTCGGGCGTGTCCCAGTGGGGCGAGGGCGCGGTCCAGGTGCAGCCCTATGTCAGCGCCAACTGGCTGCACGATGGCACCAACCGCACCGTGCATATGGATGGTCAGGCCATCCAGGCCCGCATTCCGCAGGGTCGCGCGGAATTCAGCGGCGGCGCATCCCTGCGCTTTGGCAACGGCTGGAGCGCGTCGGCCGGCCTCACCCTGCAGCACGCGGCGGGCTACCACCAGACCAGCGCTCAGCTGGGCATGAGCTACACCTGGTAA
- a CDS encoding methyl-accepting chemotaxis protein, whose translation MHAHVQGRTDAASRPSLWQALKASVIAPAQARQSATAATQRRQCELEAQVAALHRVQAVIEFDLDGTILQANDNFLQTLGYRLDEIQGRHHAMFVDPALAQSQEYRDFWARLGRGEFDAGQYRRLGKGGREIWIQASYNPVLDGNGRPYKVVKFATDITAQMQQAADFSGQLAAINKSQAVIEFSLDGRILSANDNFLATTGYTLDEVRGQHHAMFVEPDYRQSAEYRQFWEKLGRGEYDAGQYRRFGKGSREVWIQASYNPILDMSGRPFKVVKYATDITAQVRDSLAMQQAVAQTREVVAAAKGGDLTGHIATEDKNGPIAELCEGINALVEAMAAIIAQIKFAADTIAVGASEIAEGNSDLSVRTEQQAASLEETAVSMKGLTATVQQTATNARQASELASGAVDVAAQGGHVVHEVVCTMALINESSRRIVDIIAVIDGIAFQTNILALNAAVEAARAGEHGRGFAVVASEIRSLSQRSAGAAKEIKQLIADSVEKVGAGTGQVESAGRTMDEIVVNVKRVSALISEISAVAQQQSESIGQIHQAVDHIDEGTQQNAALVEEASAAARSMEEQATQLLHTVAAFRVEATRGAARPSPGQPTLRVV comes from the coding sequence ATGCACGCGCATGTGCAAGGACGTACCGACGCCGCTTCCCGCCCTTCACTGTGGCAGGCCCTGAAAGCCAGCGTGATCGCGCCCGCCCAGGCACGCCAGTCGGCCACCGCCGCCACCCAGCGACGCCAATGCGAGCTGGAAGCCCAGGTGGCTGCCCTGCACCGGGTGCAGGCGGTCATCGAGTTCGACCTGGACGGCACCATCCTGCAGGCCAACGACAACTTCCTGCAGACCCTGGGCTACCGGCTGGATGAAATCCAGGGCCGGCACCACGCCATGTTCGTCGACCCGGCCCTTGCGCAGAGCCAGGAGTACCGCGACTTCTGGGCGCGGCTCGGGCGCGGCGAATTCGACGCCGGCCAGTACCGCCGGCTGGGCAAGGGCGGCCGCGAGATCTGGATCCAGGCGTCCTACAACCCGGTGCTGGACGGCAACGGGCGTCCCTACAAGGTGGTGAAGTTCGCCACAGACATCACCGCGCAGATGCAGCAGGCGGCCGATTTCTCCGGCCAGCTGGCGGCCATCAACAAGTCGCAGGCGGTGATCGAGTTCAGCCTGGACGGGCGCATCCTCTCGGCCAACGACAACTTCCTGGCCACCACCGGGTACACGCTGGATGAAGTGCGTGGCCAGCACCACGCCATGTTCGTTGAACCCGACTACCGACAGAGCGCGGAGTACCGCCAGTTCTGGGAAAAGCTGGGCCGTGGCGAGTATGACGCAGGCCAGTATCGCCGCTTCGGCAAGGGCAGCCGCGAGGTGTGGATCCAGGCGTCGTACAACCCGATCCTGGACATGAGCGGCCGCCCGTTCAAAGTGGTCAAGTACGCCACCGACATCACCGCCCAGGTGCGTGACAGCCTGGCCATGCAGCAGGCCGTGGCCCAGACCCGCGAGGTGGTGGCCGCAGCCAAGGGTGGCGACCTCACCGGGCATATCGCCACTGAGGACAAGAACGGCCCGATCGCCGAGCTGTGCGAGGGCATCAATGCACTGGTGGAGGCGATGGCGGCGATCATCGCGCAGATCAAGTTCGCTGCCGACACCATCGCGGTGGGCGCCAGCGAGATTGCCGAAGGCAACAGCGACCTGTCGGTGCGCACCGAACAGCAGGCCGCATCGCTGGAAGAAACCGCGGTCTCGATGAAGGGTCTGACCGCCACCGTGCAGCAGACCGCGACCAACGCCCGTCAGGCCAGCGAACTGGCCAGCGGCGCGGTGGACGTGGCCGCGCAGGGCGGCCATGTCGTGCACGAAGTGGTGTGTACGATGGCGCTGATCAACGAGTCGTCGCGTCGGATCGTGGACATCATCGCGGTCATCGACGGCATCGCCTTCCAGACCAACATCCTGGCGCTCAACGCGGCGGTGGAAGCGGCGCGGGCCGGTGAGCATGGCCGTGGCTTTGCGGTGGTTGCCTCGGAGATCCGGTCGCTGTCGCAGCGTTCGGCGGGCGCGGCCAAGGAGATCAAGCAGTTGATCGCCGATTCGGTGGAGAAGGTCGGCGCCGGCACCGGCCAGGTCGAGAGCGCCGGGCGCACCATGGACGAGATCGTGGTCAACGTGAAGCGGGTCAGTGCGTTGATCAGCGAGATCAGTGCGGTGGCCCAGCAGCAGAGCGAGAGCATCGGGCAGATTCACCAGGCGGTCGACCACATCGACGAAGGCACGCAGCAGAATGCCGCGCTGGTGGAAGAGGCATCCGCCGCCGCGCGCAGCATGGAAGAGCAGGCCACCCAGTTGCTGCACACAGTGGCGGCGTTCCGGGTGGAGGCGACCAGGGGGGCGGCCCGCCCCAGCCCCGGGCAGCCCACGTTGCGGGTAGTGTGA